ATCCCGCCGATCGTATCCTCCAGGTTGCGACGGTAGTTCCGCCCGATCAGCCGTTCCATCTCTTCGCTGAGATCCTGCCGGGCCACGGCCAGGCGCTCCTCGATGATGGCGGTCACTTCCGACTCACGGCGCGTCGACTCGAACTCGCCCTGCACCTTGGAGAAATCCCCCTGCAGACGGGCCAGCAGCTCCCGGTACTCTGAGAGCTGCAACTCGCGGCCCGCGAGTTCACGGTTGAGGATGGTGGCCTGCCCGCGAATCTCCTGCAGCTGAGCCTCGAGCGCCTGGATCACGCCGTCGAGCTCTTCACCGCGTCGCTCGAGGTTGACGGGTTCGAAGAATTTGGAGATCACCAGCAGCAGGATCACCGCGCCAAAGCCACAGCTGATCACGTCGAGGAAGGAGAGGCTGACCTGCTCCACCTCGCGCCGCGAGCGGCGCCTGGAGGACGGCGTATCGCTCATGGCCAATCCCTCGAGGGGCTCATGATGGACCCGGCGGTGAACTGGGCCAGCTGCCAGAAGGCGCTGGAGGCGCGTGGATCACCCTCCATCGGGAACAGGATGATGTTCACGGGCACCTCGCTGGGCAACTGATCGATCGCATCTTCGAAATGGCGCAGGCGTTGGCGCGCGCTCACGGTGGCCCGCCTCGGCGGGTTGCGCCCTTGCGTGGGCAAGCCGTCGGTGATGAGCACGATGTTGTCCGGCGGCTCCTCGAACTCCTGGGCCACGAGGAAGGCGTTATGCAGACTAGTACCTCCGTTCGGTAAGAGCTCCTTCAGTCCGCCCACCACCTCTTCGAGGCGGGTGGCCTGATCCAGGCCCAACCACATGCCGCCGGTGCCCTCGAGCGTGGGCTGGGCGGCGGTGTTGAAGGCGTAGAGCTGGAACGCCGACTCCTGCGGGAGTTGTGCGATCAGCCATTCCACCGTGCGCACGGCGCGCTGCCATTTCGGCGCTGCCTTGCGGTCTTCATCGCGCATGTTGCGCCGGCGAATCACGTTGACGATCGTCTCATCCAGCATGCTCGCGGAGGTATCCAGCAGTACCAGCACGCGCTCGCCGTCGAGGCGCAGGCCCGTGAGGTACTGGCGCTGACCCTCACCCTCGAAGGCCCGTCGGGCGTTGCCGAAGTCCGCCCCCTCCGACTCCACCCGCAGGCGCTCCGTCTCATCGTCGACGGACTGCAGGTCGGAGGTGAGCTTGTTCACGTTCTCCCGGCTCGCCGCCGTCTTCTCCTCGAGGTCAGCGAGCTCTTCGCGGGTCAACTCCAGGCGGGAGATGAGCTGGGCGCTGCGGCCCTGGGTGGCGTCGAGCTCGTCGACCACGCGCGCCAGCGTGTTGCGCGCCTCCGCCAGACGTTCCTGCTGGGTGTCGAGGGCGAGCTCCAGGCGCGTGACCTCACTGAGCTGTTCGGCTTCGGCGTCGTCGGCGCGCACGCGCGACTCGTTGTTGATGATCATGAAGAACAGGACCACCGCGCCGAAGCCACAGGACATGATGTCGAGGAACGACAGGCTGAACGCGTTGAGGCGGCTGCGCCGTGCCATCGTCGCTAGCTCGTGACGCGCACGAGGTGCAGCTCGTGACCGGGCGTGCCCACGCGCAGGCGATCACCCAGGCGCAGGGCGGCCTGGCCATCGATGCGATGCCCGTTGAGCCACGTGCCGTGCGTGCTGTGATCGGTGATCGTGACGAGCCCGTCCGCGCCGACGCTAAGGGCGCAATGCTGGCGCGACACCCCGCGCAGGGGTGCGCCGAGCTGGAGGGCGGGGACGCCGTCGCCTCCTACCTGAGCACCGACCATCAAGGGGGTACTGGACAAGCGTTGGGCGAGCCCCTCGTACACCACGTGGGTGGGCATCTGGTCCGCCGTCGGGGTCAGCCGGGGCGGCGCCGAGGGCGCGGAGGCACTCGCCGCGCCCGCCTGCTGCCAGGCCACCTGGGTCAGGTAGGGCACGCCCTCGCCGCCGTCCTGTTGGCGTAGCGCGTCACCGAGGGCGAGGACACCGTGGGCCACCGCGTCGGGGCCCAACACCTGCACCTCAACGCCAGGCAGCTCGCCTAGCAACTCCGTAAGGCCAGGAAGCGATCCGGCACGGTGGGACAGCTGCAGCAGCAACGCCTCGCCCGGCGTACTGGCAGCGCTCACCAGCTCGAGCAGTCGCTGATATTCCTGATCGGCAGCTTCTCGCAGGGTTTGCCCGTCGACCTGCGCGCTGTGGGTCGCCCCGGAGGTGCTGATCTCGAGCGACAAGCGACCCTCGCTACCGAGGTCAGCCGACAAGGCGCGCAGCTGCTGGTACAGCTGCTGCTCGTGCTCGGCCAGGTGCAGCGGGTCGAAGCGCGTCCGCTCGACGAAGGCGTTGGCGATCGCCCCCATCCAGCGTTCGCGCAGCTCGCGCAGCCCGCTGCCGCGCGTGCTTTCCACGCCGGCGCGCGAGAGCTGTTCGCCTT
Above is a window of Pseudomonadota bacterium DNA encoding:
- a CDS encoding VWA domain-containing protein produces the protein MARRSRLNAFSLSFLDIMSCGFGAVVLFFMIINNESRVRADDAEAEQLSEVTRLELALDTQQERLAEARNTLARVVDELDATQGRSAQLISRLELTREELADLEEKTAASRENVNKLTSDLQSVDDETERLRVESEGADFGNARRAFEGEGQRQYLTGLRLDGERVLVLLDTSASMLDETIVNVIRRRNMRDEDRKAAPKWQRAVRTVEWLIAQLPQESAFQLYAFNTAAQPTLEGTGGMWLGLDQATRLEEVVGGLKELLPNGGTSLHNAFLVAQEFEEPPDNIVLITDGLPTQGRNPPRRATVSARQRLRHFEDAIDQLPSEVPVNIILFPMEGDPRASSAFWQLAQFTAGSIMSPSRDWP
- a CDS encoding FHA domain-containing protein codes for the protein MSTLVLELADSGVSAWNDKAASLVSSPGYALLEAGAVQAVGEDAYARARLQPRAIHDRFWDELSLEPLASAAANGQTAADLACEHLTRVWESLRSHEPKEVFLAVPGTYDRDQLALVLGIAREAGLPVTGLIDAALAAVQASDPGRTLMHLDVHLHRALITRFTQGEQLSRAGVESTRGSGLRELRERWMGAIANAFVERTRFDPLHLAEHEQQLYQQLRALSADLGSEGRLSLEISTSGATHSAQVDGQTLREAADQEYQRLLELVSAASTPGEALLLQLSHRAGSLPGLTELLGELPGVEVQVLGPDAVAHGVLALGDALRQQDGGEGVPYLTQVAWQQAGAASASAPSAPPRLTPTADQMPTHVVYEGLAQRLSSTPLMVGAQVGGDGVPALQLGAPLRGVSRQHCALSVGADGLVTITDHSTHGTWLNGHRIDGQAALRLGDRLRVGTPGHELHLVRVTS